The following proteins are encoded in a genomic region of Nitrospirota bacterium:
- a CDS encoding HEAT repeat domain-containing protein: protein MNKARLEKLKKSLNHSDVSRRRQAASMLGEGDERAIYPLITALFDKSLAVQDSAAQSLIQIGGEAVAYMTIPVLRKEASQRNAALLILKDLGEVSVPFLYDLLKDRDEDMRKFAVDLLGDIHIGVDYELLIPMFKDENANVRAATCRSFGLLNVKEGVKYLKKALSDPEEWVAFTALEALGAMESEEGVTAISELCNGSSLVLKFAAFETLGKIPSKQSKDALIECTKTTDSFTKSVAVKSLVQIGIEPDMLFLAPDLRVMLQSDDWEDRFAAISGLSVIKDKDSLYTLLDMAGSLDTSYPENEEHTAIIKDAVLNIADCSSLLSLCDINNLKFRGMAILVETLGKLKCVEAIDTLVKLLRSSLRDIRREAAHALVEIADERCVDSLIEALSDEDGHVRKQSIYALRKLKAKKSFLPILDLISKEGYEDVVDEGVKALLSMDSSKFLHKASSYPENFKIYIAKYAQETELLLDLSKDDSKSVKIAAISRLGSFNQQNAYDRLSELLNDNDLELRRSSAMTLSQYGVFVDALLTAVNDSDMWVRFYALKAIAATKGAEYPDLFAQALNDRENLVVMGAIDALSILGGQDAYEAIYSIRDHTDDAIRQRVEEVLQSL from the coding sequence ATGAACAAAGCAAGATTAGAGAAATTAAAAAAGAGTTTGAACCACTCCGATGTCTCAAGGCGGCGGCAGGCTGCCTCTATGCTTGGGGAGGGTGATGAGCGGGCAATTTATCCACTAATAACGGCTCTCTTTGACAAAAGCCTTGCCGTACAGGACTCTGCTGCCCAATCTTTGATTCAAATAGGCGGCGAGGCTGTAGCTTATATGACCATACCGGTTTTAAGGAAAGAGGCTTCTCAAAGAAATGCAGCCCTCTTAATTCTCAAAGACCTTGGCGAGGTCTCAGTTCCTTTTCTGTATGATCTCTTAAAGGACAGGGATGAAGATATGCGAAAGTTTGCTGTTGACCTGCTTGGCGATATTCATATCGGAGTTGATTATGAATTGTTGATACCTATGTTTAAAGATGAAAACGCAAACGTAAGAGCCGCAACATGCCGTTCATTCGGCCTTCTTAACGTTAAAGAGGGTGTAAAGTATCTTAAGAAGGCTCTCTCTGACCCTGAGGAATGGGTCGCTTTTACCGCTTTGGAGGCTCTTGGTGCCATGGAGTCTGAGGAGGGGGTAACCGCTATTAGTGAACTCTGCAACGGTTCCTCTTTGGTGCTTAAGTTTGCAGCTTTTGAAACTCTAGGTAAAATTCCCTCTAAACAATCCAAAGATGCACTCATCGAGTGCACTAAAACCACCGATTCCTTTACAAAATCAGTTGCAGTAAAGAGCCTGGTTCAGATTGGCATAGAGCCTGATATGCTTTTCCTTGCCCCTGACCTCAGAGTTATGCTCCAAAGTGATGACTGGGAGGATAGATTTGCAGCTATTTCAGGTCTTTCAGTAATAAAAGATAAAGATTCACTTTATACTCTTCTGGATATGGCAGGCTCCCTGGACACCTCTTATCCTGAAAATGAAGAACATACAGCCATCATAAAGGATGCTGTTTTAAATATTGCCGACTGCTCATCGTTGCTCTCTCTTTGTGACATCAATAACCTAAAATTCAGAGGCATGGCAATTTTGGTGGAAACACTCGGAAAACTTAAGTGCGTTGAGGCTATTGATACACTTGTAAAACTCCTTAGAAGTTCACTCAGGGATATTCGCAGGGAGGCTGCCCATGCACTTGTTGAAATTGCAGATGAGCGCTGTGTGGACTCACTGATTGAGGCACTCTCTGATGAGGACGGCCACGTCAGAAAACAGAGCATCTATGCTCTAAGAAAGTTGAAAGCCAAAAAATCTTTTTTACCCATACTTGATCTTATAAGCAAAGAGGGTTACGAGGATGTTGTTGATGAAGGGGTTAAGGCCCTGCTTTCTATGGATTCATCAAAGTTTCTGCATAAAGCCTCCTCTTATCCTGAAAATTTTAAAATCTATATAGCTAAATATGCTCAGGAGACGGAGCTATTGCTTGACCTTTCAAAGGATGACAGTAAAAGTGTTAAAATAGCGGCGATTTCACGGCTCGGCTCTTTTAATCAGCAAAATGCTTATGACAGACTTTCTGAACTCTTAAATGATAATGATTTAGAACTAAGACGCTCCTCAGCAATGACTCTCAGCCAGTACGGTGTTTTTGTTGATGCTCTTTTAACGGCTGTCAACGATAGTGATATGTGGGTTAGATTTTATGCACTTAAAGCGATTGCTGCTACAAAGGGTGCTGAGTACCCTGATCTGTTTGCTCAGGCACTTAATGACCGTGAAAACCTTGTAGTTATGGGGGCAATTGATGCGCTTTCAATTTTAGGCGGACAGGATGCGTATGAGGCCATCTATTCCATCAGAGATCATACAGATGACGCAATAAGGCAGCGTGTTGAAGAGGTCTTACAGAGCTTGTAA
- a CDS encoding response regulator, which produces MKIMVVDDDKTTRKILGLYLKGGGHEPVFAENGLDAIEKLAANEVDLILTDLNMPYMDGIELTKTLKTDPSFKDIPLVMITTENDEAERSKAMAAGANGYLVKPISADTLNKNVKIFAKKN; this is translated from the coding sequence ATGAAGATAATGGTAGTGGATGACGATAAGACTACTCGGAAAATACTCGGCCTCTATCTGAAAGGCGGAGGGCACGAACCTGTGTTTGCAGAAAACGGCCTTGACGCTATAGAAAAACTTGCTGCCAACGAGGTCGATTTAATCCTGACAGATCTAAATATGCCCTACATGGATGGCATAGAGTTGACTAAAACCCTTAAAACGGATCCTTCTTTTAAGGATATTCCATTAGTAATGATAACTACGGAAAATGATGAGGCTGAAAGAAGCAAAGCTATGGCTGCAGGTGCAAACGGTTATCTGGTAAAGCCGATATCAGCCGATACACTCAATAAGAATGTTAAAATATTTGCAAAAAAAAATTAA
- a CDS encoding chemotaxis protein CheW, whose translation MEPFTATEDILQLVTFTLGTEEYAVDILKVQEINRMTSITMVPNAPPFVEGVINLRGKVIPVVNLRKKFGIPGMEDSENAKIMIVDLKGVTMGLIVDAVSEVLRVPANIVEPTPPMATDISTEFIYGIAKLNDRLIIMLDLDKMIDSATDSFSF comes from the coding sequence ATGGAGCCTTTTACAGCGACTGAAGACATACTTCAGCTTGTTACTTTCACTCTCGGGACAGAGGAGTATGCTGTTGATATTTTAAAGGTACAAGAAATAAATCGGATGACATCAATAACGATGGTTCCCAATGCCCCGCCTTTTGTAGAGGGTGTGATAAACCTCCGCGGCAAAGTTATACCTGTTGTCAATTTGAGAAAGAAATTCGGAATTCCGGGGATGGAAGACAGTGAAAACGCCAAAATTATGATTGTTGACCTCAAAGGGGTTACGATGGGGCTGATTGTGGACGCAGTATCGGAGGTTCTCAGAGTGCCTGCAAATATCGTAGAACCCACCCCACCAATGGCTACCGATATTAGTACAGAGTTTATATACGGCATCGCCAAGTTAAATGACAGGCTTATAATTATGCTTGACCTTGA
- a CDS encoding protein-glutamate O-methyltransferase CheR: MELKDETFRNFRDFIYEKSGIYIPDTKKYFIENRLGKRIEENKLASFDDYLYMLKYNNNISELNVMFERITTNETFFFRELQQLEVLVGHIIPKIKAELKPATLRIWSSASSTGEEPYTIAMMLMENPKTAGIKFEILASDLSESVLQKARVATYGQYSIRNVPQNYLKKYFKQLEGTNYALNTEVRSKVKFVQINLLDAAKMRSVRDMDVVLCRNVLIYFDKKAKISVVTSIYESLKNGGHFLIGMAESLHDVTRAFKPAVIDKTVVYQKA; this comes from the coding sequence ATGGAACTTAAAGATGAAACATTTAGAAATTTCAGAGATTTCATATATGAAAAAAGCGGTATATACATACCGGATACAAAAAAGTATTTTATAGAAAACAGATTAGGCAAAAGAATAGAGGAAAACAAACTGGCAAGCTTTGACGATTATTTATACATGTTGAAATATAATAACAATATCAGTGAACTGAATGTTATGTTTGAAAGAATAACAACAAATGAGACATTTTTTTTTCGTGAACTCCAACAATTAGAGGTGCTTGTGGGGCACATAATACCTAAGATAAAGGCGGAGTTAAAACCTGCAACCTTAAGAATCTGGTCATCAGCCAGTTCAACCGGAGAGGAGCCCTACACTATCGCAATGATGCTTATGGAAAACCCCAAAACGGCAGGTATAAAATTTGAGATACTTGCCTCGGATTTAAGCGAATCCGTTTTACAAAAAGCCAGAGTAGCCACCTATGGCCAGTACTCAATCAGAAACGTTCCTCAAAACTATCTGAAAAAGTATTTTAAACAGTTAGAAGGTACCAATTATGCCTTAAATACCGAGGTTCGCTCAAAGGTGAAATTTGTACAGATTAACCTTCTTGATGCAGCAAAGATGAGAAGTGTCAGGGACATGGACGTTGTGCTTTGTAGAAATGTGTTGATATACTTTGATAAAAAAGCAAAAATATCTGTAGTAACAAGTATTTATGAGTCGCTGAAAAACGGCGGCCATTTTCTAATAGGAATGGCTGAGTCACTGCACGATGTAACACGTGCGTTTAAGCCTGCAGTCATAGATAAAACAGTGGTTTATCAGAAGGCATAA
- a CDS encoding chemotaxis response regulator protein-glutamate methylesterase, which produces MRNTIKSLIVRDPEIQVVGTASDGFEALEKIESLKPDIITLDVEMPRMNGLEALRAIMASNNPLPVIMVSSLTTEGAKTTLEALELGAVDFIPKNLSDLSVNIVNIKDMLLDKLKQIGGKKLKIQRKVSSLKVGVSTVAKPVAPQPQSVRSVQFTSNKKVQMVAIGTSTGGPKALQSIVPFFPKNFSVPVIISQHMPANFTGPFAERLCQLSQLPVKEAKHGEKIENGIVYIAPGSGHMSITKKGFDKFISIGDDPGYIYKPSVDVMMLTTNSVMPGACLGVILTGMGNDGFKGMRAIKESGGRTIAQDEESCVVFGMPKFVVEAGLADKVVTLSEIAGEIINSI; this is translated from the coding sequence ATGAGAAACACCATAAAGAGCTTGATAGTGAGGGATCCTGAGATACAGGTTGTTGGAACTGCCTCAGACGGTTTTGAGGCGCTGGAGAAAATAGAATCCCTGAAACCTGACATTATTACACTGGACGTTGAGATGCCGCGGATGAACGGGCTTGAGGCTCTTAGGGCAATCATGGCAAGCAACAATCCTCTGCCTGTGATAATGGTTAGCTCACTTACGACAGAGGGCGCTAAGACCACTTTAGAGGCACTGGAGCTTGGTGCCGTGGATTTTATTCCCAAAAATCTCTCTGATCTATCTGTTAATATCGTCAATATAAAGGATATGCTGCTGGATAAGCTTAAGCAAATAGGAGGCAAAAAACTCAAAATACAGAGAAAGGTTTCCTCTCTTAAAGTTGGAGTTTCCACAGTGGCCAAGCCGGTTGCACCACAGCCGCAGTCTGTCCGGTCAGTTCAGTTTACATCAAACAAGAAAGTACAGATGGTTGCCATTGGAACATCAACAGGCGGCCCTAAGGCGCTTCAGAGTATAGTGCCATTTTTCCCTAAAAATTTCTCAGTACCTGTTATAATATCCCAGCACATGCCGGCTAATTTCACAGGCCCTTTTGCCGAGCGGCTTTGCCAGCTGAGCCAGTTGCCGGTAAAAGAAGCCAAGCATGGTGAAAAAATAGAAAATGGTATTGTCTATATTGCCCCTGGCTCAGGACACATGAGTATTACCAAGAAGGGATTTGACAAATTTATCAGCATCGGGGATGACCCTGGCTACATATATAAACCCTCGGTTGACGTTATGATGTTAACCACTAATTCTGTAATGCCTGGGGCCTGTCTTGGAGTCATATTAACCGGCATGGGTAATGACGGCTTTAAAGGGATGAGAGCTATTAAGGAATCAGGTGGCAGAACGATAGCTCAGGATGAGGAAAGTTGTGTTGTATTTGGAATGCCCAAGTTTGTCGTTGAAGCGGGTCTTGCCGATAAGGTTGTGACGCTTTCAGAGATAGCAGGGGAGATTATTAATTCAATATAG
- a CDS encoding methyltransferase domain-containing protein, with translation MENNTKHTEKVESFFNKYSGSWEKNYEADGVMAARTIRFSSVLTEKLPQGSLVLDFGCGSGDLTNSLKEAGFNVQGYDISELMIKRAQERYSSSGIIFTGADKNRPQTLPFNDKTFDAVTASSVFEYIGEPAVYFKEIFRALKPGGYFALTVPDDRHLERRIENVKIKFYNHNIIIKLIGSLPENIKRRLNVDFYRISKTRLKVDKWVAMLKTCGFTVESTPECDTPLIMLTARRI, from the coding sequence ATGGAAAATAATACAAAACATACAGAGAAAGTAGAGAGTTTCTTTAACAAATATTCCGGCTCATGGGAGAAAAACTACGAGGCAGACGGGGTAATGGCCGCAAGGACTATTAGATTCTCCAGCGTTCTAACAGAAAAATTACCGCAAGGTTCACTTGTGCTTGACTTTGGCTGCGGGAGCGGGGACTTGACCAATTCGCTAAAAGAGGCCGGATTTAATGTACAGGGCTATGACATTTCGGAGTTGATGATAAAAAGGGCACAGGAGAGGTATAGCTCATCAGGCATAATATTTACAGGCGCCGACAAGAACCGCCCGCAGACATTACCGTTTAATGACAAGACTTTTGATGCCGTAACAGCATCAAGCGTGTTTGAATACATTGGGGAGCCAGCTGTTTATTTCAAAGAAATATTTAGAGCTTTAAAACCAGGCGGGTACTTTGCTCTGACCGTCCCAGATGACAGGCATTTGGAAAGGCGGATTGAAAACGTCAAAATAAAATTCTATAATCATAACATTATAATCAAGCTCATCGGATCCCTTCCTGAGAATATAAAAAGGCGCTTAAATGTGGATTTCTATCGGATTTCAAAGACAAGACTTAAAGTTGACAAGTGGGTGGCTATGTTGAAAACATGCGGCTTTACGGTAGAAAGCACCCCAGAGTGCGACACTCCGCTTATAATGCTGACAGCCAGGAGAATTTGA
- a CDS encoding protein phosphatase CheZ, protein MGQYIGFNIGREEYVVPILIVQEIMKPTQTTVLPHSRDFVMGIISLRGKTITVIDLKQKLGLFNADSQGEGNVIVVNMGRITFGVKVDSITGVMNIDNDSIVTEVGFVGTNTDECLKGVANLGDDRMVLVLDFTKLLTNEEISLIGEDIVNSECTDEGEVVVTKRITTMGGDFFVKEVRDAVHKSAADKGLDQKLVIRLMENVNKLMESFANGDIESAERAIDDLSSFGDREMFSEIGRMTRKLHDSIKDFKQLLNPKLKTLAEGEMSEATDKLEWVITKTEESANKTINIAEKNQAKIDELLAAMDNLESSPQSEETATADKDFSNLLKNELNDMNNDFLEIMMAQEFQDLTGQILRKVIKLVRDLEDQLVKLVMMFGVKVDGKQPEKPIEKTEGELLGPQIKPSESAVSDQGDVDALLAEFGF, encoded by the coding sequence ATGGGCCAGTATATAGGTTTTAACATTGGCAGGGAGGAATATGTAGTTCCTATTCTGATTGTGCAGGAGATCATGAAGCCAACTCAGACCACAGTTTTGCCGCATTCAAGGGATTTTGTGATGGGTATAATCAGTTTGCGCGGCAAGACGATTACAGTTATAGATTTAAAACAAAAGCTAGGACTATTTAACGCCGACTCACAGGGAGAGGGCAATGTTATAGTGGTCAATATGGGACGCATTACGTTTGGAGTTAAGGTGGATTCCATAACCGGTGTTATGAATATAGATAATGATTCAATTGTAACAGAGGTCGGATTTGTTGGCACAAATACGGATGAATGCCTAAAGGGAGTTGCTAATCTCGGTGATGACAGGATGGTACTTGTTTTAGATTTTACTAAGTTATTAACTAACGAGGAGATTTCCCTTATAGGGGAGGATATAGTAAATTCTGAATGTACTGATGAAGGTGAGGTTGTGGTCACAAAGAGAATAACAACTATGGGCGGAGATTTTTTCGTAAAAGAGGTGCGGGATGCCGTCCATAAGAGTGCTGCAGATAAAGGGCTTGATCAAAAATTGGTCATAAGATTAATGGAAAATGTCAACAAGCTAATGGAGTCCTTTGCCAATGGAGATATAGAGTCTGCCGAACGGGCGATAGATGATCTTTCAAGTTTCGGGGACCGTGAAATGTTTTCAGAGATTGGGAGAATGACCCGCAAGTTGCATGACTCCATAAAAGATTTTAAACAGTTATTGAACCCTAAGCTAAAAACTCTCGCTGAGGGGGAGATGTCTGAGGCAACCGATAAGCTTGAGTGGGTAATAACTAAAACTGAGGAGTCAGCAAATAAGACTATAAATATAGCAGAGAAAAATCAGGCTAAAATAGATGAGCTCCTGGCTGCAATGGATAACCTTGAATCATCACCTCAATCTGAGGAAACTGCAACTGCAGATAAGGATTTTTCCAATCTTTTAAAAAACGAATTAAACGATATGAATAATGATTTTCTTGAGATAATGATGGCACAGGAGTTTCAGGACCTGACAGGACAGATACTTAGAAAAGTGATCAAACTTGTCAGAGACCTGGAGGATCAACTGGTAAAACTTGTTATGATGTTTGGCGTAAAAGTAGATGGGAAGCAGCCTGAAAAACCGATTGAAAAAACAGAGGGTGAACTCCTCGGCCCTCAAATAAAACCCTCTGAAAGCGCAGTGTCCGACCAAGGTGATGTGGATGCGCTGCTTGCTGAGTTTGGATTCTGA
- a CDS encoding DUF4071 domain-containing protein, translated as MVKTENPLYQLVGEFSNIAHTKTDLFREIADYSPEFKVRLKSARKEGVESLREIENEIPSIEKAEAGVVVDLFLSYRAVGAYKNMIALVDKMSKPLASELMIQEQLGFALNRDGKSEEAEAVLLTQINKRGPSSETCGILGRVYKDRWEAEIKKGQEIAAADYLNKAVETYLKGFESDWRDAYPGVNAVTLMELQTPPDPRREQLIPVVHYAVERRIVTGKPDYWDYATLLELNVLAKEKENSLKSLTKALTLVREPWEPETTARNLRLIREARESRREALLAWDIEIEEELLKKAGK; from the coding sequence ATGGTTAAGACAGAAAATCCTCTTTATCAACTTGTCGGAGAGTTTTCTAATATAGCCCACACCAAAACAGATCTTTTCAGAGAGATAGCGGATTACTCCCCGGAGTTTAAGGTGCGTCTCAAAAGTGCAAGAAAAGAGGGAGTAGAGTCACTGCGTGAGATAGAGAATGAGATTCCTTCAATAGAGAAAGCGGAGGCAGGTGTTGTTGTTGACTTATTTCTTTCTTATCGGGCAGTTGGCGCCTATAAAAACATGATAGCATTGGTTGATAAGATGTCTAAGCCTTTAGCTTCTGAGCTTATGATTCAGGAACAACTTGGGTTTGCACTGAATCGCGATGGTAAATCTGAGGAGGCTGAAGCTGTTCTCTTAACACAGATAAACAAACGTGGTCCAAGCAGTGAGACATGCGGGATTTTAGGCAGAGTGTATAAAGACAGATGGGAGGCAGAAATAAAGAAAGGGCAAGAAATTGCTGCTGCTGATTATCTTAATAAAGCAGTCGAAACTTATTTAAAGGGTTTTGAATCAGATTGGCGGGATGCTTATCCCGGTGTTAATGCAGTAACTCTGATGGAACTACAGACTCCACCTGATCCAAGGCGTGAGCAGCTAATACCTGTAGTGCATTATGCAGTAGAGCGCCGGATAGTTACAGGAAAGCCGGATTACTGGGACTACGCAACGCTTCTTGAATTAAATGTATTAGCTAAAGAAAAAGAAAATTCACTTAAATCACTTACAAAAGCTCTGACATTAGTGCGGGAGCCCTGGGAGCCTGAAACCACAGCTCGTAATCTGCGCCTTATAAGAGAGGCAAGAGAAAGCAGACGTGAAGCGCTTTTGGCCTGGGACATAGAAATAGAAGAAGAGTTATTGAAAAAGGCTGGAAAATGA
- a CDS encoding chemotaxis response regulator CheY, which yields MKILVVDDFSTMRRIIKNILKQLGYEKIEEAEDGEQAFTKLKNGDFDFLITDWNMPNVTGLELLKRVRADAKLKAIPVLLVTAEAEKEQVIEAVKAGVNNYVIKPFTADVLKDKLDKIFERLKK from the coding sequence ATGAAAATTCTTGTGGTTGATGATTTTTCAACAATGAGAAGAATCATTAAAAACATCTTAAAGCAGCTCGGATATGAGAAAATTGAAGAGGCTGAGGACGGTGAACAGGCCTTTACCAAACTTAAAAATGGTGACTTTGATTTTTTGATAACCGACTGGAATATGCCTAACGTTACCGGCCTTGAGTTACTCAAAAGAGTTAGAGCAGACGCAAAATTAAAGGCTATCCCTGTGTTACTGGTAACAGCAGAGGCAGAAAAAGAGCAGGTCATTGAGGCTGTTAAAGCTGGTGTTAATAACTATGTCATTAAACCTTTCACTGCGGATGTGCTTAAGGATAAGCTGGATAAGATATTTGAAAGACTGAAAAAATAA
- a CDS encoding chemotaxis protein CheA has product MSDEMDEIINDFLIETTELVDDLNQKFVELESDRDNQDLVNSIFRSVHTIKGASGFLGFNQMVDVTHITESVLKKIKDGDLILEPGIMDVILESIDMVKVLLDHIKQKDGAEEDITGLVGRLKAINDGTAAGLSEPPQMTAQPASDEPDIDMTGVLDTDLLAELEAEHAASSSVKQVGTILIESGLISEDDVDEALKIQELIKESVDVGEIPRVGEILTVTEKASKDDVKKALNKQAPPSPPAEKSDKPQQVEQTIRVDVERLDNVLNLVGELVLARNRLVKISTTLEIKYQDSEDLAPLTELTSFINLITTDLQIAVMKTRMQPIKKVFNRFPRMVRDLARQLNKEVELRLFGEDTELDKSIIEEIGDPLVHLIRNSVDHGIEMPKERQSIGKPTLGTVILSAYQEGNNIVLAIEDDGKGIDHEMLREKIVEKGLSTFDELDKLSIKEVLDFILLPGFSTAKVVSDVSGRGVGMDVVKTNIDKLNGVITIDTEKGKGSKFIIRLPLTLAIIQALMVGVSKEVFAIPLASVVETVRLVDKDIKTIRGQETVILRDEVVPVHRLADKFFIERSSDVNGKMYLVVILIGEKKYGLMVDKLFGQEEVVIKSIEGFSGSADGVAGATITGDGKVVLILDPSVMFSSAKHG; this is encoded by the coding sequence TTGTCTGACGAAATGGATGAAATAATAAATGATTTTTTAATAGAAACAACAGAGCTTGTTGATGATTTGAATCAGAAGTTTGTTGAGCTTGAGTCTGACAGAGATAATCAGGATTTGGTCAACAGTATATTCCGTTCCGTCCACACGATAAAGGGAGCCTCCGGGTTTTTGGGCTTTAACCAGATGGTGGATGTGACGCATATAACGGAAAGTGTGCTGAAAAAAATAAAGGATGGTGATTTAATTCTTGAGCCCGGCATTATGGATGTGATACTTGAGTCCATAGACATGGTTAAAGTGTTGTTAGATCATATAAAACAAAAAGACGGAGCTGAGGAGGACATTACCGGTCTTGTTGGCCGCCTTAAGGCAATAAATGACGGCACTGCCGCAGGCTTATCCGAGCCGCCGCAGATGACGGCACAGCCTGCCTCAGATGAGCCGGATATAGATATGACAGGCGTGCTGGATACCGATCTTCTGGCAGAACTTGAGGCAGAACATGCTGCCTCCTCAAGCGTCAAACAGGTGGGCACAATCCTTATAGAAAGCGGTTTGATTAGTGAGGATGACGTGGATGAGGCTCTTAAGATTCAGGAGCTTATCAAAGAGTCAGTAGATGTTGGAGAGATTCCCAGGGTTGGTGAAATTTTAACCGTCACCGAAAAAGCATCCAAAGATGATGTAAAGAAGGCTCTCAACAAACAGGCCCCGCCATCCCCTCCTGCTGAGAAATCAGATAAACCCCAACAGGTGGAACAGACAATCAGAGTGGATGTTGAGCGGCTTGATAACGTGCTTAATCTGGTTGGGGAACTGGTTTTGGCAAGAAACCGGCTTGTTAAAATCTCAACTACTCTTGAAATAAAATACCAGGACAGCGAAGACCTGGCGCCGCTTACCGAGTTAACATCATTTATAAACCTGATAACAACAGACCTTCAGATAGCGGTTATGAAGACACGTATGCAACCCATAAAGAAGGTATTTAACCGGTTCCCAAGAATGGTAAGAGACCTTGCCCGCCAGCTAAACAAAGAGGTAGAGTTAAGGCTTTTTGGCGAGGATACCGAACTTGATAAGTCAATTATTGAGGAAATAGGCGACCCCCTTGTTCATTTAATAAGGAACTCCGTAGATCATGGCATAGAGATGCCAAAAGAAAGACAGTCTATTGGAAAGCCAACCTTAGGCACCGTAATACTTTCAGCCTATCAGGAGGGTAATAACATAGTCCTTGCAATAGAGGACGATGGTAAAGGCATAGACCACGAAATGCTAAGAGAAAAAATAGTGGAAAAAGGCCTTTCAACATTTGATGAACTTGATAAACTTTCCATAAAAGAGGTTCTGGATTTTATTCTCTTACCCGGATTTTCCACAGCCAAGGTCGTATCAGATGTTTCAGGCAGAGGGGTTGGTATGGATGTGGTAAAGACCAACATAGATAAGTTAAACGGTGTTATCACAATCGATACGGAAAAAGGTAAAGGGTCAAAGTTTATAATCCGGCTGCCGCTTACGCTTGCCATCATTCAGGCGCTTATGGTAGGAGTCAGCAAAGAGGTGTTTGCAATTCCTCTGGCCTCGGTTGTTGAAACAGTTCGATTGGTTGATAAGGACATTAAAACAATAAGGGGACAGGAGACTGTTATACTCAGAGACGAGGTGGTGCCGGTGCACAGACTTGCTGACAAGTTCTTCATAGAGAGGTCCTCTGATGTAAACGGTAAGATGTACCTTGTGGTTATACTGATAGGAGAGAAGAAATACGGACTAATGGTTGATAAGCTTTTTGGCCAGGAAGAGGTAGTTATTAAGTCCATAGAGGGATTTTCCGGGAGTGCCGATGGCGTAGCCGGAGCCACAATAACAGGAGACGGAAAAGTTGTGTTGATTTTGGATCCATCTGTGATGTTTAGCAGCGCTAAGCACGGATAA